The following proteins come from a genomic window of Methanocalculus alkaliphilus:
- a CDS encoding GmrSD restriction endonuclease domain-containing protein — translation MEQLIKVDTGREDMQAQNRKLEDWYWKIKRSEIKLPRFQRFEAWDKHRISSLLEVVVRNLPLGITLVLEVGDNEKFISRYLETSPEHKGRVYEHLLDGQQRLTALWRALHNNYENETYFIYLEEFDNYEADDDREDLSAFCKTRYYRKNGLRYPLWCDNPAECLERGMIPTHLLQPGDIHQDINAWVDEATKSKKPEDKDELEKFYETKGRIRSRIQDMRSIIANYNLPYLSLPSHTDKTVALNVFINMNTNSKPLSQYDIIVAEVESIMEQSLHDLEEGLDMQYPKISRYSPLSDQILTTSALIQGQLPNQRGAWDMDKIQMVKNWEIMARGLNRMVNFLNREGIYDRERLPTNAVLAVIAALYTFIPESGDKMGKDELLLKKYLWHSFFTDRYENSAATHAFADFKGLKAVICEDKKQDGSLYEIRDIPIFSDHKIAEIDELISSEWPKRVTIRGRAILAVACRLGAFDFATGETINESNIENRHYHHIYPDALLKEAGINGSIALNCALITDKTNITIGRKDPLKYLKDRYEWTSEEIVSERLQSHLIPIQQLANGGYEGLSDTDKNQKLAADFDAFIRKRAEYIHKAAKNLAEGRQLSLREKYGE, via the coding sequence GTGGAGCAGTTAATAAAAGTTGATACTGGGAGAGAAGATATGCAGGCACAAAACAGGAAACTTGAAGATTGGTATTGGAAGATTAAACGGAGTGAAATAAAATTACCACGTTTTCAGCGATTTGAAGCATGGGACAAGCACCGGATCAGTAGCCTACTGGAGGTGGTTGTCCGAAATCTTCCTCTTGGAATTACACTTGTCCTTGAAGTTGGAGATAATGAGAAATTCATCTCACGTTATCTGGAGACATCTCCTGAACATAAAGGCCGCGTCTATGAGCATCTATTGGATGGACAACAACGGCTTACCGCCCTTTGGCGGGCTTTGCATAACAACTATGAAAACGAGACTTACTTCATCTATCTTGAGGAGTTCGATAATTACGAAGCTGATGATGATCGTGAAGATCTCAGTGCATTTTGTAAAACCCGTTATTATCGAAAGAATGGATTGCGTTATCCACTCTGGTGTGATAACCCAGCGGAATGCCTTGAGCGAGGAATGATCCCGACTCACCTTCTACAACCAGGAGATATCCACCAGGATATTAATGCGTGGGTAGATGAAGCCACCAAATCAAAAAAACCTGAAGATAAAGATGAACTTGAAAAATTTTATGAAACCAAAGGCAGAATTCGGAGCCGAATTCAGGATATGCGGAGCATAATTGCCAATTATAACCTCCCTTATTTATCACTCCCATCCCATACGGATAAAACCGTCGCTCTCAATGTCTTCATCAACATGAATACAAACAGCAAACCTCTTTCACAATATGACATCATAGTTGCGGAGGTTGAAAGTATCATGGAACAGTCTCTTCACGACCTTGAGGAAGGACTTGACATGCAATATCCCAAAATTTCCCGATATTCACCTCTCTCTGATCAGATCCTTACAACATCCGCACTTATCCAAGGCCAACTGCCTAATCAAAGAGGAGCCTGGGATATGGATAAGATCCAGATGGTTAAAAACTGGGAAATCATGGCTCGTGGCTTAAACAGGATGGTAAACTTCCTAAATCGTGAGGGGATTTATGACAGAGAGCGCCTTCCAACGAATGCAGTACTCGCTGTAATTGCAGCCCTATATACATTTATTCCAGAATCAGGAGATAAAATGGGTAAAGACGAACTACTCCTGAAAAAATATTTATGGCATTCATTTTTCACTGATCGCTATGAGAATTCGGCTGCAACCCATGCATTCGCTGATTTCAAAGGATTAAAAGCAGTTATTTGCGAGGATAAAAAACAGGATGGATCATTATATGAAATTCGTGACATCCCAATCTTTTCGGACCATAAGATTGCTGAAATAGATGAGTTAATTAGCTCTGAATGGCCAAAAAGGGTCACAATTCGTGGCCGTGCCATTCTCGCAGTCGCTTGTCGACTTGGAGCTTTTGATTTTGCAACAGGAGAGACGATAAACGAGAGCAATATTGAAAATCGCCATTATCATCACATATATCCCGACGCATTGTTAAAAGAAGCGGGAATTAATGGATCAATAGCTCTAAACTGTGCACTCATCACAGACAAAACTAATATAACAATCGGGCGAAAAGACCCTCTAAAGTATCTCAAGGACAGGTACGAATGGACATCCGAAGAAATCGTCAGCGAAAGGCTTCAGTCTCACCTTATTCCGATACAGCAACTGGCAAACGGTGGTTATGAAGGTCTTTCGGACACCGACAAGAACCAAAAACTCGCCGCTGACTTTGACGCATTCATCCGGAAAAGGGCAGAATATATACATAAGGCTGCTAAAAACCTTGCAGAAGGACGCCAGTTAAGTCTCAGAGAAAAATACGGAGAGTAA
- a CDS encoding HTH domain-containing protein, which yields MHMPRPFEGILGNTCELRLLEFLLPLEGMEFNITELSEEVGVSRVTVGRVVKKFVAWGILNVNNRKIPRYSINSSSPIIRGLEIVNNALIRRIIAEEKDEERQDMQMLMKKHKATLDLLAK from the coding sequence ATGCATATGCCCCGTCCCTTTGAAGGAATCCTTGGAAATACCTGCGAATTACGACTTCTCGAATTCCTGTTACCGCTTGAGGGGATGGAATTCAATATCACCGAACTCTCGGAAGAAGTTGGTGTCAGCCGGGTGACGGTTGGCAGGGTGGTGAAGAAGTTTGTTGCATGGGGAATCCTCAATGTCAATAATCGGAAGATTCCCCGGTATTCGATCAATTCATCATCGCCGATAATCCGGGGGCTCGAGATCGTGAACAATGCACTGATCAGGCGTATCATTGCAGAAGAGAAGGACGAGGAGAGGCAAGATATGCAGATGCTCATGAAGAAGCACAAGGCGACCCTTGATCTTCTGGCGAAATAG
- a CDS encoding type I restriction-modification system subunit M, whose amino-acid sequence MATINGKSLENWIWDAACSIRGAADAPKYKDFILPLIFAKRLCDVYDDEINRIAGKVGSRKKAFAIAEKDHNLVRFYLPFTPEDPDEPVWSIIRNVTTGIGEEVTTRLREIATHNPSLNGIINRVDFNATTHGVRDIEDDRLSNLIEKITEKRLGLKDVEPDIIGRSYEYLIRKFAEGGGQSAGEFYTPREVGQIMARIMDAEPGMEIYDPCCGSAGLLIKCELAMEEKMALRSTEKYAPLKLYGQEYTPGTWAMANMNMIIHDMEGEIAIGDTFKKPKFRTNGKLRTFDRVVTNPMWNQDWFTENDYDADEFGRFPTGVGFPGKQSADWGWAQHVLASLKTNGKAAIILDTGAASRGSGSANRNKEKTVRSWFVENDLIEGVIYLPENLFYNTSAPGIILILNRQKTIDKKDKLFLINASEVFAKGDPKNYITDDGIERIVATFLNWTEEDKFSRIVEKTEIVKNDYNISPSRYIHTADAEIYRPIGEILAELDVLEAEVAETNQALRAVLKRLGV is encoded by the coding sequence ATGGCTACGATTAACGGAAAATCACTGGAGAACTGGATATGGGATGCAGCATGTAGTATTCGCGGTGCTGCCGACGCACCAAAATACAAGGATTTCATCCTTCCTTTGATCTTTGCAAAAAGACTATGCGATGTTTATGATGACGAGATTAACCGTATTGCCGGGAAGGTTGGCTCCCGGAAAAAGGCATTCGCTATTGCGGAAAAGGACCATAATCTTGTCCGGTTCTATCTACCGTTTACTCCTGAAGATCCTGATGAGCCGGTCTGGTCAATTATCCGGAATGTAACAACCGGAATCGGGGAAGAAGTAACCACCCGACTACGTGAGATTGCAACACACAATCCTTCGCTTAACGGTATAATTAACAGGGTAGATTTTAATGCGACAACTCATGGAGTCAGAGATATCGAAGATGACCGCCTTTCAAATCTCATTGAGAAAATAACTGAAAAGCGTCTTGGTCTCAAAGATGTTGAGCCGGATATAATCGGCCGGAGTTATGAATATCTCATCCGTAAATTTGCTGAAGGTGGAGGTCAGTCAGCCGGTGAGTTCTATACTCCACGTGAGGTAGGGCAGATTATGGCCCGCATCATGGACGCTGAACCGGGGATGGAAATCTATGATCCCTGCTGCGGCTCAGCGGGTCTTCTCATCAAGTGTGAGCTTGCAATGGAGGAGAAGATGGCTCTTCGCTCAACGGAGAAATATGCCCCTCTGAAGCTTTATGGGCAGGAGTATACTCCAGGCACATGGGCGATGGCGAACATGAACATGATCATTCATGATATGGAAGGGGAGATCGCAATAGGCGATACCTTCAAAAAACCGAAGTTCCGGACGAATGGTAAGCTGCGCACATTTGACAGAGTAGTTACAAATCCGATGTGGAATCAGGACTGGTTCACCGAGAATGATTATGATGCTGATGAGTTTGGCCGGTTCCCGACAGGGGTAGGGTTTCCTGGTAAACAATCAGCGGACTGGGGCTGGGCTCAGCATGTACTTGCCTCACTGAAAACAAATGGCAAGGCTGCTATTATCCTTGACACGGGAGCGGCATCCCGTGGGAGCGGGAGCGCCAACAGGAATAAGGAAAAGACTGTCAGGTCGTGGTTTGTGGAAAATGACCTGATTGAGGGAGTTATATATTTACCAGAAAACCTCTTTTACAATACCTCGGCACCTGGCATCATTCTTATCCTGAACAGACAGAAAACCATCGATAAAAAGGATAAATTATTCCTGATAAACGCAAGTGAAGTATTTGCGAAGGGTGATCCGAAGAACTACATCACTGATGACGGAATCGAAAGAATTGTTGCCACCTTCCTTAACTGGACTGAAGAGGATAAATTCAGCCGCATTGTGGAGAAGACCGAGATTGTAAAGAACGACTACAATATCTCTCCATCCCGCTATATCCACACCGCTGATGCTGAAATTTATAGGCCCATCGGAGAGATTTTAGCAGAGCTCGATGTCCTCGAAGCCGAGGTCGCCGAGACGAACCAAGCACTCCGGGCTGTGCTGAAAAGGTTGGGGGTTTGA
- a CDS encoding type I restriction endonuclease subunit R, with protein MPKPGEHKTVQARILAYAEEIGWTFVSRAEAERRRHFNQSAPSPSAAAHVASLYFEDLLYEKVREFNQEYRAITGWQVGDIHTFPDNPATTLPSVMEVRETTPAYHATPGALISELQRLQNNIYGNRDMHRYLCNEATYYSAEEKRELNLNLIDYDNPEANVYEVTEEYTISNGRYSIREDVVFLINGIPVLVIECKNANKDEAIALGIDQIRRYHAETPEIFVPEMIYSVTEAIGFSYGATWNTIRRNIFNWKDEEIGNLEAKIKTFCSIPHILALIKQYILFAEKDEELQKFILRQHQTSAVEKVVERCLEPTKQRGLVWHTQGSGKTFTMIKAADLLFRAADANKPTIILMIDRNELEDHILRNLAMLGLQNVEHANKINRLIELLRNDYRGIIVTMIHKFNDMPANICERSNVYVLIDEAHRTTGGDLGTYLFAGLPNATMIGFTGTPIDKTAHGKGTFKTFGLNDPKGYLDKYSISDSIIDKTTLPLFYNLAPNELLANPELMEKEFWSLAETEGVSDISELNRILERAVNLKNFLKADERVDKVAKYVADHFVRNVEPLGYKAFLVGVDRPACAKYKLALDKYLPAEYSAVVYTGNNNDTKELKAYHLDKKAEKQIRKNFPKFGIQPKILIVTEKLLTGYDAPILYAMYLDKPMRDHTLLQAIARVNRPYENEAEEMVKPHGFVLDFVGIFDKLEKALAFDSDEVNAIVKDIALLKGLFKLKMEKKVPQYLALIHHNFTDKDVDGLIEHFRDKDRRKEFFREYKEIEMLYEIISPDAFLRPYLEDYATLSAIYSVVRKAYAKKIMIDRAFQRKTNELVQQYVDIGYIEPIQEFIEINAETIELIKNNDNGDSTRIINLIKSIQTIAKDESDDPFLIAMSERARMVQERYEDRQTSTAEALSELFDEINKNEERKKEQSEKGFDGLTFFVYRALLDAGVEDAEEASIQIKQAFIEYPNWRTSESELREVRNNVTFAIYAKIDNLDEVAAIVDELFSLLTKAYEIDK; from the coding sequence ATGCCGAAACCCGGAGAGCACAAAACAGTCCAAGCCCGCATACTCGCTTATGCTGAGGAGATCGGCTGGACATTTGTGTCACGTGCCGAGGCCGAACGCCGCCGTCATTTCAACCAAAGTGCCCCAAGCCCCTCCGCTGCAGCTCATGTTGCTTCTTTGTACTTTGAGGATCTCCTGTATGAAAAGGTCAGGGAGTTCAATCAGGAGTATCGTGCAATAACTGGGTGGCAGGTGGGTGATATCCATACCTTTCCTGATAATCCAGCCACCACTCTGCCTTCGGTCATGGAAGTCCGTGAGACAACACCTGCATACCATGCAACACCGGGTGCATTAATCAGTGAACTTCAACGCCTCCAAAATAATATCTACGGCAACAGGGACATGCACCGCTACCTTTGTAATGAAGCAACCTACTACTCCGCTGAAGAAAAAAGGGAGCTAAACCTTAATCTGATAGATTACGATAATCCGGAAGCAAACGTCTACGAAGTAACCGAAGAATATACCATCAGTAATGGTCGATACAGCATCAGGGAAGATGTCGTCTTTCTGATAAACGGCATACCCGTACTTGTAATCGAATGTAAAAATGCAAACAAGGATGAAGCAATCGCCCTCGGAATTGACCAGATACGAAGGTACCATGCCGAAACACCGGAGATCTTTGTCCCTGAGATGATATATTCCGTAACAGAAGCCATTGGATTTTCATACGGAGCTACATGGAATACTATACGTAGAAACATATTCAACTGGAAAGATGAAGAGATCGGAAATCTTGAGGCGAAGATTAAAACCTTCTGCAGCATCCCTCACATCCTTGCCCTAATTAAGCAGTACATTCTTTTTGCTGAAAAAGACGAAGAACTCCAGAAATTTATTCTCCGCCAGCACCAGACATCTGCTGTTGAAAAAGTAGTTGAACGTTGTCTTGAACCAACCAAACAACGAGGTCTTGTATGGCACACTCAAGGAAGTGGCAAGACCTTCACAATGATTAAAGCCGCAGATCTCCTATTCCGTGCCGCAGATGCCAACAAACCAACAATAATCCTCATGATTGACAGGAATGAGCTTGAGGATCATATACTTAGAAACCTTGCTATGCTCGGTCTTCAGAATGTTGAACATGCCAATAAAATCAACAGGCTTATTGAACTTCTAAGAAACGACTATCGTGGTATCATCGTCACCATGATCCACAAATTCAACGATATGCCTGCAAACATCTGCGAGCGTTCAAATGTATATGTTTTAATCGACGAAGCCCATCGGACAACGGGGGGCGATCTTGGTACATACCTCTTTGCTGGACTTCCAAATGCAACCATGATCGGTTTTACCGGAACACCTATTGATAAAACTGCTCATGGTAAAGGAACTTTCAAGACATTCGGTTTAAATGATCCAAAGGGCTATCTTGATAAATATTCTATTAGCGACAGTATAATTGATAAGACAACCCTGCCCCTCTTCTACAATCTAGCGCCAAATGAACTACTTGCCAATCCCGAATTGATGGAAAAAGAATTCTGGTCATTAGCAGAAACTGAAGGGGTAAGTGATATCTCTGAACTTAATCGAATTCTTGAAAGAGCTGTAAACCTTAAAAATTTCCTGAAAGCTGATGAAAGGGTTGATAAAGTAGCAAAATACGTTGCTGACCATTTCGTCAGGAATGTTGAGCCACTTGGATACAAAGCTTTTCTCGTTGGAGTTGACCGTCCAGCATGTGCCAAATATAAATTAGCACTTGATAAATATCTCCCTGCTGAGTATTCTGCAGTAGTCTATACCGGCAATAACAACGATACAAAAGAGCTCAAGGCATACCATTTGGATAAAAAGGCAGAGAAACAAATACGTAAAAATTTTCCCAAATTTGGAATACAACCAAAGATACTCATAGTCACTGAAAAGCTACTTACCGGGTATGACGCCCCAATCCTTTATGCCATGTATCTCGACAAACCTATGCGGGATCACACTCTTCTTCAGGCTATCGCGAGGGTGAACAGACCATATGAAAATGAAGCCGAGGAAATGGTCAAACCACATGGTTTTGTACTTGACTTTGTTGGAATTTTTGACAAACTTGAAAAGGCACTTGCATTTGATAGCGATGAAGTAAATGCAATTGTCAAAGACATCGCCCTCTTAAAAGGACTATTTAAACTGAAAATGGAGAAAAAGGTACCACAATATCTTGCACTAATCCACCATAACTTTACAGATAAAGACGTAGATGGACTCATAGAACATTTTCGTGACAAGGATCGGCGAAAGGAATTTTTCCGCGAATATAAAGAAATTGAAATGCTCTATGAGATTATCTCACCTGATGCTTTCTTACGACCTTATCTTGAGGATTATGCAACACTTTCAGCTATTTACAGTGTGGTCAGAAAAGCATACGCAAAGAAGATCATGATTGATCGGGCCTTCCAAAGAAAAACAAACGAACTAGTTCAGCAATATGTGGATATTGGTTATATTGAGCCGATTCAGGAATTTATCGAAATTAACGCTGAAACAATTGAACTAATAAAAAATAATGATAATGGAGATAGTACTCGGATAATTAACCTCATTAAAAGCATTCAGACAATCGCTAAGGATGAAAGTGACGATCCATTTCTTATCGCAATGTCAGAAAGGGCCAGGATGGTTCAGGAGCGTTATGAAGACCGGCAGACAAGTACAGCGGAAGCACTGTCTGAACTCTTCGATGAAATAAATAAAAATGAAGAGCGAAAGAAAGAACAGTCTGAGAAAGGTTTTGACGGACTTACGTTCTTTGTTTACCGGGCTCTTCTGGATGCCGGAGTTGAAGATGCAGAAGAAGCCAGTATTCAGATAAAACAGGCATTTATAGAGTATCCAAACTGGAGAACAAGCGAGTCAGAACTCAGAGAGGTCCGTAATAATGTGACCTTTGCAATTTACGCAAAAATAGATAATCTTGATGAAGTGGCAGCAATTGTTGATGAACTATTCAGTCTTCTAACGAAGGCATATGAGATTGATAAATGA
- a CDS encoding restriction endonuclease subunit S — MGEWTKKTLGEVVRFNYGKSLPAKKRIFGDVPVYGSNGIVGYHKTAIVNGPGIIVGRKGSVGAVHISRQPFCPIDTTYFIIRQGLDHDLNFLYYLLLSLDLSRLVSDLVPGLNRDLAYLQEIYIPIEKSEQRRIAAILSAVQRAIEQQEELIARTTELKKALMYKLFTEGTRGEPQKDTEIGIVPESWEIFRLDDIADSFTYGTSVKCDYNISGVPVLRIPNVVGGQIDLIDIKYGLLNSAEIENLKLKYGDLLFVRTNGVKENAGRCSMYRNEILNGCYFASYLIRVRFQTDKILPEFVNEYTRTETGSSFLSGKASRTADGKFNINTGTLKGVIIPVPSLDEQREIVEEIGLIDEKSVNHKSHLQLLKDLFKTLLHQLMTAEIRVDNVDLSKLRDIGIDVE, encoded by the coding sequence GTGGGAGAATGGACAAAAAAAACTCTTGGCGAGGTTGTCAGATTTAACTATGGCAAGAGTCTCCCAGCCAAAAAAAGAATTTTTGGCGATGTACCAGTATATGGTTCAAATGGTATTGTTGGATATCATAAAACTGCAATTGTGAATGGACCTGGAATTATTGTTGGTCGAAAAGGAAGTGTGGGAGCTGTTCATATTTCACGTCAGCCGTTTTGCCCCATCGACACAACGTATTTTATAATTAGGCAGGGTTTGGACCATGACTTAAATTTTCTATATTATTTGCTTTTATCCTTGGATCTTTCTCGTCTAGTAAGTGATCTTGTTCCCGGTTTAAACCGCGACTTAGCTTATTTACAAGAAATTTATATTCCTATTGAAAAATCTGAACAACGCCGCATCGCCGCCATCCTTTCAGCGGTGCAGCGGGCGATCGAGCAGCAGGAGGAACTCATCGCCCGCACGACCGAACTGAAGAAGGCCCTGATGTACAAGCTGTTTACCGAGGGCACCCGTGGTGAACCGCAGAAGGATACGGAGATCGGGATAGTTCCGGAAAGTTGGGAGATATTCCGCTTGGATGATATAGCAGACTCTTTTACCTATGGTACTTCGGTTAAATGTGATTATAATATTTCAGGAGTCCCTGTACTAAGAATTCCAAATGTTGTAGGGGGACAAATAGACCTAATTGATATAAAATATGGACTTCTAAATTCTGCAGAAATAGAGAATTTAAAACTAAAATATGGAGATCTTCTTTTTGTAAGGACAAATGGTGTTAAAGAAAACGCTGGCAGATGTTCAATGTATAGAAATGAGATATTAAATGGTTGTTATTTTGCTTCTTATTTGATACGTGTCCGTTTTCAAACTGATAAAATACTACCAGAGTTCGTTAATGAATATACCAGAACAGAAACAGGTTCAAGTTTTCTTTCTGGCAAAGCATCCAGAACGGCTGATGGAAAGTTCAATATTAACACAGGAACATTGAAAGGTGTTATCATTCCTGTTCCATCATTAGATGAACAAAGGGAAATCGTGGAAGAAATAGGATTAATTGATGAAAAATCTGTTAATCACAAATCTCATCTTCAGCTTCTTAAAGATCTCTTCAAAACACTCCTTCACCAGCTCATGACGGCGGAGATCCGAGTGGATAACGTGGACCTCTCAAAATTAAGGGATATTGGTATTGATGTTGAATGA
- a CDS encoding SAM-dependent methyltransferase: MDIPRIFTISESAHRIHNPFTPENLATLGAALRLESGVRLLDLGSGSGEMLCTWARDFGITGVGIDMSQLFTGQAKLRAEELGVTDRVEFIHGDAAGYVADEKVDVAACLGATWIGGGFAGTIDLLAKSLNPNGIILIGEPYWRQLPPTEDVARECEAESISDFLLLPDLLASFDKLGYDVVEMVLANQDGWDRYEAAKWLTMRRWLEANPDDDFAEAVRGRLTSEPRRYAAYTREYLGWGVFALMAR; the protein is encoded by the coding sequence TTGGACATACCACGTATCTTTACTATTTCTGAAAGCGCTCACCGCATCCATAACCCGTTCACACCGGAAAACCTCGCCACTCTCGGAGCAGCGTTGCGCCTGGAATCGGGGGTTCGCCTGCTCGATCTCGGCAGTGGTTCGGGCGAGATGCTCTGCACCTGGGCACGCGATTTTGGAATCACCGGCGTAGGCATCGATATGAGCCAGTTGTTCACCGGTCAGGCGAAACTTCGTGCTGAAGAACTCGGAGTCACTGATCGTGTCGAGTTCATCCACGGCGACGCTGCCGGCTATGTCGCCGACGAAAAGGTCGATGTGGCAGCCTGTCTCGGCGCCACGTGGATTGGCGGGGGATTCGCCGGAACCATCGATCTTCTGGCAAAGAGCCTCAACCCCAACGGGATCATCCTCATCGGCGAGCCCTACTGGAGGCAGCTGCCGCCAACAGAGGACGTTGCCAGAGAGTGCGAAGCCGAATCCATCTCCGATTTCCTCCTGCTCCCAGACCTTCTCGCGTCTTTCGACAAGCTCGGATACGATGTTGTAGAAATGGTTCTGGCGAACCAGGATGGCTGGGACAGGTATGAGGCGGCCAAGTGGCTCACCATGCGCCGATGGCTCGAAGCGAATCCCGACGACGACTTCGCAGAGGCGGTCAGGGGCAGGCTGACCTCGGAACCAAGACGCTACGCCGCCTACACGAGAGAATACCTTGGATGGGGGGTGTTTGCGCTGATGGCGAGGTGA
- a CDS encoding dipeptidase, with protein sequence MDVPVIGFQRLFSLLCILSLIIPASVSGCTIFGITPGASDDGSSYLGHTNDGVGRDWRDRDDIVLTYIPPAIHQPGDMRPVFFDPNSGSDAAGSTVNPSENPVLGYIDQVPSTYGYYTGSYGMMNDQNLMSAECTNYAKYEPPAEENRRIFYSSELSNVALERCTGAEEAVLLVGELIDRYGYYGTGETLIFADAEEVWVIEMCGNPEGDGGLWVAAQVPDGEIFVAANTFRIREVTPDMHHSANLFSVAENMGWWSPSDGPLDWLSTVSYGEYAHPYYSLMRVWRLQDILAPSLNLSPYVEDSYTREYPFSIAPDERVNLSTVLNLFRDHYEGTPFDMTKGPAAGPFGNPYRNLGPEDSHSNFQNATTLEIRAGAYPRSISEIFCSYSYVGMVRPDLPQEAAGVLWFGPAVPYETVYAPIYAGAVNVAPSYITGTRGTYDPDAAYWTFGFLTNWAMLRYDAMSQDIRGEQQALEAESYRLLTLADEEVIARLDAGDAAGAEAVMTTFTVERGDAIIAGWQNLTARMIVQYSNGILTDPATGAVEEPGYPDWWYNDTGYQYGPRIYQYSELRDTPGLLYTGERVEVPKGSLFEWIIGFL encoded by the coding sequence ATGGATGTTCCGGTCATAGGATTTCAACGGCTTTTCTCTCTTCTTTGTATCCTCTCTCTCATCATCCCGGCCTCTGTGTCGGGGTGTACGATCTTCGGCATAACCCCCGGCGCCTCGGATGACGGATCGTCATATCTTGGCCATACCAACGATGGCGTCGGGCGGGACTGGCGTGATCGTGATGATATCGTCCTCACCTACATCCCCCCGGCGATCCACCAGCCCGGTGATATGCGGCCGGTCTTCTTTGATCCAAACAGCGGCTCGGATGCTGCCGGGAGTACGGTGAACCCGTCTGAAAACCCTGTTCTCGGCTACATCGATCAGGTCCCATCGACCTATGGCTATTACACCGGCTCATACGGGATGATGAATGATCAGAACCTGATGAGTGCCGAATGCACAAATTATGCAAAATACGAGCCGCCTGCCGAGGAGAACAGGAGGATCTTCTACTCCTCGGAACTCTCCAATGTGGCTCTCGAACGATGCACAGGTGCCGAGGAGGCGGTGCTGCTCGTCGGGGAGCTGATCGATCGGTACGGGTACTATGGCACCGGTGAGACCCTCATCTTTGCAGATGCAGAGGAGGTCTGGGTCATCGAGATGTGCGGAAACCCGGAGGGTGATGGCGGGCTCTGGGTTGCAGCCCAGGTTCCGGATGGCGAGATCTTCGTTGCCGCAAATACCTTCCGGATTCGTGAGGTGACGCCGGATATGCACCATTCGGCAAATCTCTTCTCTGTTGCTGAGAATATGGGCTGGTGGTCGCCTTCCGATGGCCCGCTCGACTGGCTTTCGACGGTCAGTTATGGCGAATATGCACACCCCTATTACTCACTGATGCGGGTCTGGCGGCTCCAGGATATCCTCGCCCCATCCCTGAATCTGAGCCCCTATGTCGAGGACTCCTATACACGGGAGTATCCCTTCTCGATTGCCCCGGATGAGAGGGTGAACCTGAGCACCGTCCTCAATCTCTTCCGGGATCATTACGAGGGGACACCCTTTGATATGACGAAGGGGCCGGCGGCGGGTCCGTTCGGGAACCCGTACCGGAACCTCGGCCCCGAGGATTCCCATTCGAACTTCCAGAATGCAACCACCCTTGAGATTCGTGCCGGTGCCTATCCGCGATCAATCTCGGAGATATTCTGCAGCTACAGCTATGTCGGCATGGTGCGGCCGGATCTCCCGCAGGAGGCTGCAGGGGTGCTCTGGTTTGGCCCGGCCGTCCCCTATGAGACGGTCTATGCCCCCATCTATGCAGGGGCGGTGAATGTCGCCCCCTCCTACATAACCGGCACCCGGGGTACCTATGATCCGGATGCCGCGTACTGGACGTTTGGGTTCCTGACGAACTGGGCGATGCTCCGGTATGATGCGATGAGTCAGGATATCCGAGGAGAGCAGCAGGCCCTTGAAGCAGAGTCGTACCGGCTCCTGACGCTGGCTGATGAGGAGGTGATCGCCCGCCTGGATGCCGGTGATGCCGCCGGTGCAGAGGCGGTGATGACGACCTTCACGGTGGAGCGGGGCGATGCGATCATCGCAGGCTGGCAGAACCTGACGGCGAGGATGATCGTGCAGTATTCAAACGGGATCCTGACCGATCCGGCGACGGGTGCGGTGGAGGAGCCGGGCTATCCTGACTGGTGGTATAATGATACCGGGTACCAGTACGGGCCGAGGATCTATCAGTACAGCGAGCTCCGGGATACCCCGGGCCTTCTATATACCGGCGAGCGGGTGGAGGTCCCGAAGGGGAGTCTGTTTGAATGGATTATCGGGTTTTTGTGA